The DNA sequence CCGCTGATCGTGCCCGGCACGCGAGGGCCGAGCGCGTCATCGGTCTGGGGGTCCGTGTACTCGCGAGTCTCGTTATCCGGGATCTCGGCGACGAGGTACCACGGTCCGGTCTCCGCGGCGTTGGCGTGCGACCGGTAGATCCGTCGCCTGGTGATCGACGGATCGCCGACGGGGACATCCGTCAGGCGCCCGTGCTCGTTTCGCAGTTCCACCGGGCGGGTCGGTGGGCTCCCGCTCGATTCCCGGCCCGCGGCGTCCAGGAACGTGATCCTCCAGGAATACGTTCCGGTGAGCCCCTGGCCCGACATCGGCGGGCTCATGCCTCCTCCCGTCGCGGCCGTCGCCGGAGCGAGAGGGGACCACTGCCGCACTCCGCTGAGGCGCCCCAACCGTATCGTGCCGTTGCTCCCGACGTCGGACGTGACCGTGGTTCCCTGGTCCAAGTCGACCGCATCGCGGCCGCACACGCCGTAGAGGGGCGTGCCGCCTGATCGCAGGTCGTAGCGCCGGACCACGGTCTCGATCTGCCGCCGCGCCCGCCCGGGCGCGGCGGGGATGAATCCAGCGGCTGTGAGGTACCGCTGGTTTCGCTCGCCGCCTCCGATCGCGGCGGGATCGTCCGCGCAGTTCGGGGGCAACGCCCCGCGCGGATAGACGCATGTGACCGTGATCTGGAATGTGCCGAGCGTCTCGCCATCCAGGCCCGGGACCGGGATCTCGCGGGACTCGCCCCGATAGGAGATATCGGTCGGCGCAGCCGCCGAGGCTCGGGAAACCAGCTGCGCCACGCCATAGTTGAGGCCCGCCTCGGCCACGTTCACAGCATCCATCGCAAGCCGGTTGGCCACGGCGCCGTGGAGGTCGCTCAAGGTGATCGAGACGACGCCGACACCGATCAGCTCGATGATGAGGAACGTGATCAGGACGAGCGTGAGAGCGAAACCGTCGGGCCGCGCCACGCGATGCATCGTGTCTCTCATGGCCCCCGCAGGGTCGCAAGGGTCTGGTACGTTTGAGATTCCCGGCGCCTGGAGACGGACGTGGTCTCCACCGTCACGGTGATGCGAACCGATCGGATCAGATCGGGGCCGGCGGCCGGATTCCCATCTCGGTCGAGGTAGGCGAGCTCGAACGCATTGACGACCGGGGGGGTGAGCGCAACCCGATGCGGATCGGGCGCCCCCCGGCTCGCTTCTGCCAGGCACGCTCCGGCTGTCTCCTGGATCAGCGTTTCCTGCCACAGGGTCCGCCCCTCGAGGTAGTACACGATGGTGTGTCTCGGCGGGGCGAGGCTTTCGTCGAGCACCGCCCGGAAGGCCAGCCGCTCCGGAAACCCCCCGCCGTTGCCGGCGAGCAGGATCGCGTCGGGACAGGGAGCGTGCGGCGCGTAATCGGCCTCCCGCACCCGGTCGGCGATCCAGTTGAGCACGCGCCGCCCCTGCTCCTGATCCAACACTCGGGCGTGCACGATTAGGTAGCCTTTGATCCCGGCGCCAAGCAGGATATAGAGGCTGCTCGTCAAGATCCCGCCGATCGCCAGGACCGTCACGACCTCGATGAGCGTCATCCCCGCCTGGGGGCGGCCGCGGGTCACGGACATAGGCCCGCCGTTCGGACATCCCCGACATAGGTGCTGATCGCTTCGTAAGGTGCATCGATCGGGGCTGCGCCGGTCCAGTCTTTCCGATAGAGGCTCACCGTGGCCCGGAGCAGGGCCGGACCTACTGAGTCGAGCCGTACGTACGCCGCGGCAAAGCCTGGGGGCAGGGGGAGCTCTCCGGCCTCCAGAGTCGAGGGCATCACCTTCCGCGCCGACGGGGAGAGACGCACGTAGCACCGGAGCCTGAGAAAGTCGATCTCGCCCTGCACCCATGCCGTCGCCAGCCCCCGGTCTTGGGAGTGCCTGGCCTGAGTG is a window from the bacterium genome containing:
- a CDS encoding pilus assembly PilX N-terminal domain-containing protein; this translates as MHRVARPDGFALTLVLITFLIIELIGVGVVSITLSDLHGAVANRLAMDAVNVAEAGLNYGVAQLVSRASAAAPTDISYRGESREIPVPGLDGETLGTFQITVTCVYPRGALPPNCADDPAAIGGGERNQRYLTAAGFIPAAPGRARRQIETVVRRYDLRSGGTPLYGVCGRDAVDLDQGTTVTSDVGSNGTIRLGRLSGVRQWSPLAPATAATGGGMSPPMSGQGLTGTYSWRITFLDAAGRESSGSPPTRPVELRNEHGRLTDVPVGDPSITRRRIYRSHANAAETGPWYLVAEIPDNETREYTDPQTDDALGPRVPGTISG
- a CDS encoding prepilin-type N-terminal cleavage/methylation domain-containing protein, encoding MSVTRGRPQAGMTLIEVVTVLAIGGILTSSLYILLGAGIKGYLIVHARVLDQEQGRRVLNWIADRVREADYAPHAPCPDAILLAGNGGGFPERLAFRAVLDESLAPPRHTIVYYLEGRTLWQETLIQETAGACLAEASRGAPDPHRVALTPPVVNAFELAYLDRDGNPAAGPDLIRSVRITVTVETTSVSRRRESQTYQTLATLRGP